Proteins encoded together in one Microplitis mediator isolate UGA2020A chromosome 7, iyMicMedi2.1, whole genome shotgun sequence window:
- the LOC130670850 gene encoding zinc finger protein 37, with amino-acid sequence MVNYINSTMSKQELCRLCAESKTDLIGIYDSEGQKLDISDKISKHLHIQISTTDGLPQSVCIDCCVVLNQCSDFYKQTNQAQTLLRQSLIELKFNDKSFQHQSIELIESSVVSAEEKKNKEATKKTDEEFSKQRDPLQTANNNNNNNNNNNNNNNNNNNFVNSDSVNESNDESIDYFNNINHHQYSGPIKTEEIDLDADFELKNDSISKVSIKHKEKLTSENKKKKIVASSSNVIITIDKKQEDKERKQDEKQSKNKNNNDDDNNNNNSDNSNNNNNNNNNNNNNNNNNNNNNSNDNNDDDDDDDDDDNDDDDDDDDDDKEQELDVEDIKKKIKGSFKIPDNYMTGTDSDREIIAGCESDENSDVVASGYKTRSESLKSRRKQKENSLDKYPWLCTDCNDKLPCLEMLEKHHKIIHNQQAKYMCVQCCKVYEKYYGFLTHVKRHKIKSKYNCDICGKSFSHKKVLDSHCSIHNKDRPYVCQTCGKSFRQQSALYIHSRCHLPETMKNRYPCDQCDKRFSTKPNLVTHKRIHSGVKNFTCDQCGKSFIQKGNLEAHFLTHSADKPYKCTQCPKAFKTPLQLKKHETVHTGDKPHQCAVCGRTFREKGTLREHHRIHTGAMPFTCEFCGKCFRFKGILTTHRRQHTGERPYSCLECQHHFTNWPNYNKHMKRRHGINTSHTKHYKQQSSNNHESLNNDNDDHHQQHQQHNQTTTTTLTQATTHQNDMILSTAVPTSIVQVIHTAPHHITAEQPIVVQTIPSSIHPYQADVSITQDNNNITTTTTTITTTTNNTATSTTTTTTVFKERNGGTYFNPVPATLQTFLPSHLPYNFYHISTISEPDLIHPR; translated from the exons atggtaaattatataaatagtaCAATGTCAAAGCAAGAACTTTGCCGGCTATGTGCCGAATCAAAAACTGATTTAATTGGTATTTATGACAGTGAAGGTCAAAAGCTTGATATTTCTGACAAAATAAGTAAACATCTTCACATtcag atttctaCGACCGATGGTCTTCCCCAGTCAGTTTGTATTGACTGTTGTGTTGTTTTAAATCAATGCAGTGACttttataaacaaacaaaCCAGGCGCAAACTTTATTAAGACAGTCAttgattgaattaaaattcaacGATAAAAGTTTTCAACATCAGTCGATAGAATTAATTGAGTCTAGTGTAGTATCCGctgaagaaaagaaaaataaagaagccACTAAAAAGACTGATGAAGAATTTTCAAAGCAACGAGATCCCTTACAAAcagctaataataataataataataataataataataataataataataataataataataattttgtaaacaGTGATTCTGTAAATGAATCTAATGATGAATCAAtcgattattttaataatattaatcatcATCAATATAGTGGACCAATAAAAACTGAAGAAATTGATTTAGATGCGGACTTTGAACTAAAAAATGATTCTATTAGTAAAGTGAGTATTAagcataaagaaaaattaacaagcgaaaataaaaaaaaaaaaattgtggcaTCTTCAAGTAATGTTATTATTACGATTGATAAAAAACAAGAGGATAAAGAGAGAAAACAAGACGAGAagcaaagtaaaaataaaaacaataatgatgatgacaataataataataatagtgataatagtaataacaacaacaacaacaacaacaataataataataataataataataataataataataatagtaatgataacaatgacgatgatgatgatgacgacgATGACgacaatgatgatgatgatgatgacgatgatgatgataaagaACAGGAATTGGACGttgaagatattaaaaaaaaaataaaaggtaGCTTTAAAATACCCGATAATTACATGACAGGAACAGATTCAGATAGAGAAATAATTGCTGGTTGTGAATCTGATGAAAATAGTGATGTGGTTGCTTCTGGATACAAAACTCGAAGTGAATCATTAAAAAGTAGAcgaaaacaaaaagaaaatagtTTAGATAAATATCCATGGCTATGTACTGACTGCAATGATAAACTTCCATGTTTGGAAATGCTTGAAAaacatcataaaattatacacAATCAACAAGCAAAATATATGTGCGTCCAATGTTGTAaagtatatgaaaaatattatggtTTTTTGACACATGTTAAAAgacacaaaataaaatcaaaatacaaTTGTGATATATGCGGTAAATCATTTTCACATAAAAAAGTTCTTGACTCACATTGTTCAATTCACAATAAAGATCGTCCTTATGTTTGTCAGACATGCGGTAAATCATTTCGACAACAAAGTGCATTATATATTCATAGTCGTTGTCATTTACCtgaaacaatgaaaaatagaTATCCATGTGATCAATGTGATAAAAGATTTTCAACAAAACCAAATTTAGTAACACATAAACGTATACATTCaggtgttaaaaattttacatgtgATCAATGTGGAAAAAGTTTTATACAAAAAGGTAATTTAGAAGCACATTTTCTTACTCATTCTGCTGATAAACCATATAAATGTACTCAATGCCCAAAAGCATTTAAAACCccattacaattaaaaaaacacgAAACTGTTCATACTGGTGATAAACCACATCAATGTGCTGTTTGCGGTAGAACTTTTCGTGAAAAAGGTACATTAAGAGAACATCATAGGATACATACCGGTGCAATGCCATTCACTTGTGAATTTTGTGGTAAATGTTTTCGTTTTAAAGGAATATTAACAACACATCGTAGACAGCATACTGGAGAACGTCCTTATAGTTGTCTTGAATGTCAACATCATTTTACTAATTGGCCAAATTACAATAAACATATGAAAAGAAGACACGGAATTAATACTTCCCATACAAAACATTACAAACAGCAGTCTTCCAATAATCATGAGTCACTTAACAACGACAATGATGACCATCATCAACAACATCAACAGCATAATCAGACAACAACAACTACCCTTACTCAAGCTACAACACATCAAAATGATATGATTTTATCTACCGCCGTACCAACTTCTATTGttcaa gTAATTCATACAGCTCCTCATCACATTACCGCTGAACAGCCAATCGTTGTCCAGACAATTCCTTCGTCAATTCATCCTTATCAAGCAGATGTATCGATAACacaagataataataatattaccactactactactactattactaCTACGACTAATAATACCGCTacttctactactactactactacagTATTCAAAGAAAGAAATGGTGGGACATATTTTAATCCTGTTCCAGCGACACTTCAGA